The genomic stretch TCAACATATTTCATCTTTTTATTTTTAAAATTAAAAAACTTGAACATCAAAATACCCTTCTGGTTTCTCTTAAAACCCGTTCCTGAATAATCAACATTGTCTCATTTTGAAAATCATTTGTATCATGAGTATACCCTATTAAATGCAAAATCCCATGTATAGTATTTCTTTGAAGCTCTTCATACATTTCAACATTAAATTCTAAAGAACTAAACTCCAAATATTCAAGGGATATGATAATATCTCCTTGTATTTTATGATTTATTTGTTCACTACCTTCAAAATAATTAAAAGACAAAACATCAGTAGGCTCTGGTTTTTGCCTAAATTCACCATTTAACTTTTGAATATACTCATTATTGCATAGGATAACAGACAGCTCATATTCTTTAATACAAAGAAAATTGAGAACAGATAAAATAAAATTATAATAAGCATCCCAATGTCTAAACTCAACACCTTCTGCCCATAAATTCAACTCCTCTTTTATCAATTCACTATATCCTAAAATTAATTATAACTTAAAAAGAACATTATATAAACAGACAAGAGTTCAATTTTTTATAATTAAAACCCTTATTAAACTTTAAACAAATCTTTAATTGCATCTTTCAAAGAATTTTTTTCAATAAATCCAACAGAAACTCTTGGTTTATCTCCAACAGGAACAAAAATAATGGTAGGAAGACTTTGTACACCAAGCACCATAGAAACTTCTTGCTCCTTATCAGTATTCACTTTATAAAAATCAATTTTATCTCCATATTCCTCAGAAAGTTCGTCATAAATCGGAGCAAGCATTTTACATGGACCACACCAATCAGCATAAAAATCAATTATTGCAGGTTTTATACCCTTAAAATTCCATTCTTGATTGTTTTTATAATCAAAAACCTTATCAATAAATTCCTGCTTAGTTAAACTAATTGCCATATTTTCTCCTAAATCAATAGATTTTTCATTATAACATAAATATAATATAATTAATAAGGAAATAAATCATATAGACAATGAATTTGATATTAATAAATACAAATGAATTTCATAATGGAATCGTACTTAATGATCCAAGAGTAAAACATATTACAGAAATATTAAAACTTAAAAATAATGATACCTTTAAATTTGGCATTATTGGAGAAGAACACATATATTCATGTATATATCATAAAGATGTAAGGCTTTTTTTTAAAAAAAATCATAAAATATCAAAATCAAATAAACTTACAAAAATAAAAGTTGTCATTGGGTTCATAAGACCAATTGCAGCAAAAAGAATAATTCAACATCTTGGCAGTATCGGAATCTCTGAAATTATTTTTTTCAATGCTTTACTTAGTGAAAAATCCTACTCACACTCCAAACTCTTTAGAGAAAAAGAATATGAAAAATATCTAATAAAAGGAGCTATGCAAGGCGGAATTACATATATACCAAAAATTAAAATTTTTAACAATTTGATAGAAGTCTTAGAGAATATAAAAGATAACAATTTTAACACCACAAAAATACTACTTGAAAGAAATAGCAAAAACAAACTAATTGACTTAAATATAAAAACAGAAAATGTCGTTGTCATAATTGGACCTGAGAGAGGATTTATAACAAAAGAAACAAATTTAATCAAAAAGTATAACTTTAACACCTATAACATTTCACCAAATATTTTAAAAACAGAAACAGCTACAATCGTAGCATCCACGATTATTACATCAAAAATAAATGATTAATAATAATATCTTTATACATTGAAAATGTATAAAGATATATTAAACTCAAAAATAAAATTTTGTCTTCATTATTTCAATTCACTAATGTTTGATTTATAAGTTTATCATGAATATAAAGCTCAACTGTCGAGCCTTTTACTGCCTCATAAGGCAATTTAATAAGTCCACCTTTAGATCTAAAAGAATAAAATAAAGAACTATTTCCACTAGAATCTTTTACTTTTAACATAATATCTACACTAGATGAATATACATCCAATTTATAAGTCATAATTCCAAACACACTTGTACTATTAACTCTTGGTTCATTAATAGTAATTATCAATTTATCTAAGTTTTCAATCCTATTTCCAGGAGATAAAGATTGATAAATAACACTCCCAAAATCATTACCCTTAGAAACATTGACATCAAAATCAATCTCATCATTTAAAAGAGAAATTATCACATCTTTATAATAGAGTCCAACATAATTTTTTATATATTTAACAGACGAATCTTCTTGACCTTTACTTACTAAAAATTGAAGATCAACTAAACTCGCAATCTTAGTACCTGGTGATGGTTCTTGTCGAATTATTGTTCCTTTTGGAAGAGTACTCTCAATTTCAACAGGCCTTAACAAATGATAAAGCATCCTATTATTATTAATTGCATTGGCTTTCAAATTAATAAGAACATCATCAATATTCTTGCCAATAAAATTATCAACTTTATTTATCACAGCTCCTTTACTAATAAAGATTTTAACCTTACTATCAAGTCTCAAAACAGTACCTGCCTTAGGTTTTTGATCTATAACCTTACCTTTATCAAGCGAAGTTGATGAGAACTTAAGTTCAACATAAGGAATTAATTCTTTATGTTGAAGCTCAGTAATTGCCTCTTCAATATAAAGTCCACTTAGATTTGGAACAACAACAATATCACTACTCTTTAAAAAAATAAAAAATATCGCACATGAAATAATTAAAGACCCAACAATAGTAAGCACTAAACCCCTAGACACATGCTCGGGCAAATCATGAATTTTATTATCATGATTTTCTCTAAATTCATGCAAATTACCATCACTTAGATTTTGACTATCCAAAAATAACTGATTATGTGGTGGTTTATTATCCATCAATATTATATCATCTCCTTACACTTTATTTTAAGAAAAAACCTTGCCTATTAAATCTCTATTTCCATGATAAAATGATACACAATCTAAAACTTTTTTCCCAATTCTTTGAAGCTCTAATACTACCAAGATTCCATCTCCTGTCTTTACCAAAAGACCTTTACTAGGATCAAAAGCAATAATTTTTCCAATAACTTGATCATCATAATCATTAGTACTTATAAAATCAGCTCTATGAAAAATAATCTCATTATTATCAAGTCTAGCTCTTGCAAGGGGCCAAGGATTATACGCATTAATTTTATTCTTAATATCAAAGGCACTCAACTTAAAATCAATAGTCCTATGCTCTTTGCCCAAAAAAGAACAATATGTAGCATTATTTTTATCTTGAACAATTCCAATATCTCCTTTAAGCAGTTTATTTAAAGCTTCTATTACGAGATCAAAACTATTTAAAGAAACATATTCAAAAATATCAACACTTGTATTAAAGCTCTTTATTTCAAACTGACTTTGCGCCAAAATATTACCACTATCCATCTCCAAAGTCATTTTTTGAACAGTAATTCCACTAATAGAATCACCATTTAAAATAGCAGTTTGAATAGGAGAAGGGCCTCTATATTTTGGCAAAAGAGAAGGATGAATATTAATACAACCTACTGGAAAAATATCCAAAAATTCTTGTTTAAAAATCTTACCATAAGAAAAAACTAACATAAGTTCAGGTTCTAAGCTTTTTACCAAGTTTATTACATCAGCATCAAGTACCACTGGTTGCAAAACAGTAATCTTTCTACTAAGAGCTTCACGTTTAATGTCATTTACTTTTAAAGAAAGACCACGACCACTAGGCTTATCAGGTGCAGTTAATACTCCAACTACATCATATTGATCTGATATTTTCTTTAAAACCTCTAAAGCAATAACATCAGAACTTGCAAAAAAAATTCTCAAAATTTAACAAGCCTCCTTTCCTTAAGATAAGATTTCAATAATTTATTCCTAAGTTTATCCTCATAATAATCAATAAAAAGTACACCTTTCAAATGATCCATTTCATGCTGAATAATTCTGGCTAAAATATCTAAATCTTCAATCTTAAAAAACTTGCCATTTTCATCATAAGCTTCAATTACAATTGATTTTGGCCTTGATAAATCATAATAAACTCCAGGAATACTTAAACAACCTTCTTTATAAACACTAAGTTCAACAGATTTTGACGTTATTACAGGATTAATAAACACTAAAGGTTTTGACATCATATTTTTTCTAACTACAAAAATAGACAAATCAAGACCTACTTGAGGCGCAGCTAGTCCAACACCCTTGCTTTTATCCATTAAACCTATCATTTCAAAAATGATACTTCGCAACTCATCATCAATATTTTCAACATCCTTTGTTTGTACTCGAAGCAAATCATCAGGATAAAAAACTATTTCCATAAATCCTCCAAAAATCCATTTTTAAAATTATGAC from Borrelia duttonii Ly encodes the following:
- a CDS encoding PASTA domain-containing protein, translating into MDNKPPHNQLFLDSQNLSDGNLHEFRENHDNKIHDLPEHVSRGLVLTIVGSLIISCAIFFIFLKSSDIVVVPNLSGLYIEEAITELQHKELIPYVELKFSSTSLDKGKVIDQKPKAGTVLRLDSKVKIFISKGAVINKVDNFIGKNIDDVLINLKANAINNNRMLYHLLRPVEIESTLPKGTIIRQEPSPGTKIASLVDLQFLVSKGQEDSSVKYIKNYVGLYYKDVIISLLNDEIDFDVNVSKGNDFGSVIYQSLSPGNRIENLDKLIITINEPRVNSTSVFGIMTYKLDVYSSSVDIMLKVKDSSGNSSLFYSFRSKGGLIKLPYEAVKGSTVELYIHDKLINQTLVN
- the trxA gene encoding thioredoxin, with translation MAISLTKQEFIDKVFDYKNNQEWNFKGIKPAIIDFYADWCGPCKMLAPIYDELSEEYGDKIDFYKVNTDKEQEVSMVLGVQSLPTIIFVPVGDKPRVSVGFIEKNSLKDAIKDLFKV
- the fmt gene encoding methionyl-tRNA formyltransferase: MRIFFASSDVIALEVLKKISDQYDVVGVLTAPDKPSGRGLSLKVNDIKREALSRKITVLQPVVLDADVINLVKSLEPELMLVFSYGKIFKQEFLDIFPVGCINIHPSLLPKYRGPSPIQTAILNGDSISGITVQKMTLEMDSGNILAQSQFEIKSFNTSVDIFEYVSLNSFDLVIEALNKLLKGDIGIVQDKNNATYCSFLGKEHRTIDFKLSAFDIKNKINAYNPWPLARARLDNNEIIFHRADFISTNDYDDQVIGKIIAFDPSKGLLVKTGDGILVVLELQRIGKKVLDCVSFYHGNRDLIGKVFS
- the ybeY gene encoding rRNA maturation RNase YbeY, producing MIKEELNLWAEGVEFRHWDAYYNFILSVLNFLCIKEYELSVILCNNEYIQKLNGEFRQKPEPTDVLSFNYFEGSEQINHKIQGDIIISLEYLEFSSLEFNVEMYEELQRNTIHGILHLIGYTHDTNDFQNETMLIIQERVLRETRRVF
- the def gene encoding peptide deformylase translates to MEIVFYPDDLLRVQTKDVENIDDELRSIIFEMIGLMDKSKGVGLAAPQVGLDLSIFVVRKNMMSKPLVFINPVITSKSVELSVYKEGCLSIPGVYYDLSRPKSIVIEAYDENGKFFKIEDLDILARIIQHEMDHLKGVLFIDYYEDKLRNKLLKSYLKERRLVKF
- a CDS encoding 16S rRNA (uracil(1498)-N(3))-methyltransferase, which encodes MNLILINTNEFHNGIVLNDPRVKHITEILKLKNNDTFKFGIIGEEHIYSCIYHKDVRLFFKKNHKISKSNKLTKIKVVIGFIRPIAAKRIIQHLGSIGISEIIFFNALLSEKSYSHSKLFREKEYEKYLIKGAMQGGITYIPKIKIFNNLIEVLENIKDNNFNTTKILLERNSKNKLIDLNIKTENVVVIIGPERGFITKETNLIKKYNFNTYNISPNILKTETATIVASTIITSKIND